The Clostridium septicum genome contains a region encoding:
- the srtB gene encoding class B sortase yields MFFICLVTFVISSFIIIKRLVEYRENKKVYNEMRVYSPEVMKDNESNKRGFLEEDFKKLKDINSDIKAWITIPNTEVNYPITQGINNEYYLNHNFKKEKNNGGSILIEYDNKTPFNKGNTVIHGHNMKDGSMFADLLKFKEENFFNNNNKIYITLENEVIEYEIFSIYVEELDKEHYNNQFYYNGDYIRYLNDLKSKSIFNSNVELKSDKDIITLSTCDFSIHDGRLIIHAIRNN; encoded by the coding sequence ATGTTTTTTATATGTTTAGTCACCTTTGTAATATCATCATTTATTATAATAAAAAGATTAGTTGAATATAGGGAAAATAAAAAAGTATATAATGAGATGAGAGTGTACTCACCAGAAGTTATGAAAGATAATGAAAGTAATAAAAGAGGGTTTTTAGAAGAGGATTTTAAAAAACTTAAGGATATAAATAGTGATATAAAAGCATGGATAACTATACCTAATACAGAAGTTAATTATCCAATAACACAAGGAATCAATAATGAATACTATTTAAATCATAATTTTAAAAAGGAAAAAAATAATGGAGGCTCTATACTTATAGAATATGATAACAAAACTCCTTTTAATAAAGGTAATACTGTAATACATGGACATAATATGAAAGATGGAAGTATGTTTGCTGATTTACTTAAATTTAAAGAAGAAAATTTCTTTAATAATAACAATAAAATATATATTACATTAGAAAATGAAGTAATTGAATATGAAATTTTTTCTATATATGTTGAAGAGTTAGACAAAGAACATTATAATAACCAGTTCTATTATAATGGAGATTATATTAGGTATTTAAATGATTTAAAATCTAAATCCATATTTAATAGTAATGTAGAGTTAAAATCAGATAAGGATATAATAACATTGTCCACATGTGATTTTTCAATACATGATGGTAGATTAATAATTCATGCTATAAGAAATAATTAA
- a CDS encoding YrvL family regulatory protein: MKKEHKLKDLIIFAIFSSLLLLIIFLISFFCGGTLMLLFGLKYSSIKVLIKFFIIYFVVDLIIDNILEPLATAIKEVKDLSDIQYNILYFFMDVPIQILILGLISSSISGIHMPVLTIILFSIAYYFIGYFLNKKLEE; this comes from the coding sequence ATGAAGAAAGAACATAAATTAAAAGATTTAATTATATTTGCAATATTTTCAAGCCTTTTGTTATTAATAATTTTTCTTATTTCATTTTTTTGTGGTGGAACCTTAATGTTACTATTTGGTCTTAAATACTCTTCAATAAAAGTATTAATAAAATTTTTTATTATTTATTTTGTTGTTGATTTAATTATAGACAATATACTTGAACCTCTTGCAACTGCAATAAAAGAAGTTAAAGATCTTAGTGACATTCAATATAATATTCTTTATTTTTTCATGGATGTTCCTATACAAATTTTAATTCTTGGACTTATAAGCTCTAGCATAAGTGGAATACATATGCCTGTTTTAACAATAATTTTATTTTCAATAGCCTACTATTTTATAGGTTACTTTTTAAATAAAAAGTTAGAAGAGTAG
- a CDS encoding CPBP family intramembrane glutamic endopeptidase, which produces MKTKNFFKNFFYILKYIFILYLVNITVGILQYVTDIKNNDLGVFIALISTLFIYYILLKKEKKNLFRYVKINKIKITSRSILLILIFSISYFCIYTSLNNISLKTSQGTEILHANLNILAIFHLILLAPLIEEILFRGIIFLKLKESVNVYTAIIVQGLIFGFLHGAVSGYIAQSLLATLSGIVFCYIYYKTDNLTFPIILHIIYNLLVLIFQTLMTNTNIVILLSIGIIGLTLSYFLYKK; this is translated from the coding sequence ATGAAAACAAAAAACTTTTTTAAAAATTTCTTTTATATATTAAAATATATTTTCATACTATATTTAGTTAATATAACTGTAGGAATATTACAATATGTTACTGATATAAAAAATAATGATTTAGGTGTTTTTATTGCTTTAATCTCTACTCTTTTTATTTATTATATTTTATTGAAAAAAGAGAAAAAAAATTTATTTCGCTATGTAAAAATAAATAAAATAAAAATAACTAGTAGATCTATTCTTTTAATACTTATATTTTCCATAAGTTACTTTTGTATATATACTAGCTTAAATAATATTTCTTTAAAGACATCTCAAGGTACAGAAATATTGCATGCAAATCTTAATATACTTGCTATATTTCATTTAATTTTACTTGCTCCACTAATTGAAGAAATACTTTTTAGAGGAATTATATTTTTAAAATTAAAAGAATCTGTAAATGTATATACTGCAATTATAGTTCAAGGATTAATTTTTGGTTTTCTTCATGGAGCTGTTAGTGGTTATATAGCACAAAGCCTTCTTGCTACATTATCAGGAATTGTATTTTGCTATATATATTATAAAACTGATAATTTAACCTTTCCTATAATACTTCATATTATTTATAATCTTTTAGTTTTAATATTCCAAACTTTAATGACAAATACTAATATAGTAATTTTACTTTCTATAGGTATAATTGGACTTACTTTAAGTTATTTCTTATATAAGAAATAA
- a CDS encoding Cof-type HAD-IIB family hydrolase, which translates to MKDCKGIVFFDVDGTLIDCFKGISAPTESTRNSIKKLKENKFLTILATGRPKSCIDENLLNLGLDGYIASNGAYADFKEDIIFDYPIDNEKLNEILDYFKENNIDYMLEGHEMNYISSYENKKLMDLLEGAKLNMDYITDKWDRSKVKTSKIIIVNNENNEIFEKVSEKYKDGFTFMKHPMGVSFEMYLSKYTKGYGVEQLVNKLGIDMDKTYAFGDGENDIEMFQVVKHGIAMGGYHEKLEAVAYDFTEDVENEGITKGLEKLELI; encoded by the coding sequence ATGAAGGATTGTAAAGGAATAGTATTTTTTGATGTAGATGGAACTCTTATAGATTGCTTTAAGGGGATAAGTGCTCCTACTGAAAGTACAAGAAACTCTATAAAGAAATTAAAGGAAAATAAATTTTTAACTATACTTGCAACTGGAAGACCTAAAAGCTGTATTGATGAAAATTTACTTAATCTAGGTCTTGATGGTTACATAGCTTCCAATGGAGCATATGCAGATTTTAAGGAAGACATAATATTTGATTATCCTATAGATAATGAGAAACTTAATGAAATATTAGATTACTTTAAAGAAAATAATATTGATTATATGTTAGAAGGCCATGAAATGAATTATATTTCAAGTTATGAAAATAAGAAATTAATGGATTTACTAGAGGGTGCAAAACTTAATATGGATTATATCACTGATAAGTGGGATAGAAGTAAAGTTAAGACAAGTAAGATAATAATAGTTAATAATGAAAATAATGAAATTTTTGAAAAGGTATCTGAAAAGTATAAGGATGGTTTTACATTTATGAAGCATCCAATGGGTGTTTCTTTTGAAATGTATTTAAGTAAGTATACTAAAGGTTATGGAGTTGAACAATTAGTAAATAAGTTAGGTATAGATATGGACAAGACCTATGCTTTTGGTGATGGTGAAAATGATATTGAAATGTTCCAAGTTGTAAAACATGGAATTGCAATGGGTGGATATCATGAAAAGCTAGAAGCAGTTGCTTATGACTTTACAGAAGATGTAGAGAATGAAGGAATAACAAAGGGATTAGAAAAATTAGAGTTAATCTAA
- a CDS encoding AAA family ATPase, with product MPKRIAILGGPRCGKTTLIQQLYVEMKIRDLNVGVATEYSTDYLRDKGMIETISEQYGIYLGQLHIEESLNSFDYALTDYATFVPYIYGRFMLGDKKRSIKEIEILKDLYVLALRDLPKYDHIFFVPREFGYSKDGVRWQDEEIAKAVDKAILSFLEAENVNYTVITGSTKKRSEKILEIVGIVDKEEKKVEDK from the coding sequence ATGCCAAAAAGAATAGCTATTTTAGGTGGACCGAGATGTGGTAAAACTACATTAATACAACAATTATACGTAGAAATGAAAATCAGAGATTTAAATGTAGGAGTTGCTACTGAATATAGTACGGATTATCTAAGAGATAAAGGGATGATAGAAACTATATCAGAACAATATGGAATATATTTAGGACAACTTCATATAGAAGAAAGTCTAAATTCTTTTGATTATGCATTAACTGATTATGCTACATTTGTTCCTTACATATATGGAAGATTTATGTTGGGGGATAAAAAGAGAAGTATTAAAGAAATAGAAATATTAAAAGACCTTTATGTTCTAGCTTTAAGAGATTTACCTAAATATGATCATATATTCTTTGTACCAAGAGAATTTGGATACTCAAAAGATGGAGTAAGATGGCAAGATGAAGAAATAGCAAAGGCTGTAGATAAAGCTATTTTAAGTTTCTTAGAAGCTGAAAATGTGAACTATACAGTAATAACTGGATCAACTAAAAAGAGATCAGAAAAAATTCTTGAAATAGTTGGAATAGTTGATAAGGAAGAGAAAAAAGTAGAAGATAAATAG